One genomic window of Humidesulfovibrio mexicanus includes the following:
- the proC gene encoding pyrroline-5-carboxylate reductase, whose amino-acid sequence MNNRVGFIGVGNMGTAIIKGLAAQGIQVHGYDLDSAKLEKLGREVGLTAEPSPKTLVKHCRYVLLAVKPQHLPAALEDIAPELSPGHCLLSIAAGITMARLQELCGGRCPVVRIMPNTPALVGAGVFALCFDDASLDAERRDFIRAMHKPLGQVHELPEKLFDAFTSVAGCGPAYVFYVMDAIVEAGVNLGLPRAQATDIVKALFSGSAKLAEEGGMHLAELREMVTSPAGSTIRATMHFDRMAMRGVIVDAVREAYDRNVELG is encoded by the coding sequence ATGAACAATCGCGTCGGCTTCATCGGCGTCGGGAACATGGGCACGGCCATCATCAAAGGGTTGGCCGCACAGGGCATACAGGTGCATGGCTACGACCTGGACTCGGCCAAGCTTGAAAAGCTGGGCCGCGAGGTCGGGCTTACGGCCGAACCCTCGCCCAAAACCCTGGTGAAGCACTGCCGTTACGTGCTGCTGGCCGTAAAGCCGCAACACCTCCCGGCCGCGCTTGAAGACATCGCTCCGGAGCTCTCCCCCGGGCACTGCCTGCTGTCCATCGCGGCCGGGATCACCATGGCTCGCCTGCAGGAGCTTTGCGGGGGACGCTGTCCTGTGGTGCGCATCATGCCCAACACCCCGGCCCTGGTGGGCGCAGGGGTATTCGCCCTGTGCTTTGATGACGCAAGCCTCGATGCAGAGCGCCGAGATTTCATCCGGGCCATGCACAAACCTTTGGGCCAGGTGCACGAACTGCCCGAGAAACTCTTCGACGCCTTCACCAGCGTGGCGGGTTGCGGGCCGGCGTACGTGTTCTATGTCATGGACGCCATTGTGGAGGCCGGGGTAAACCTGGGCCTGCCCCGCGCACAGGCCACGGACATCGTCAAGGCGCTCTTCAGCGGATCGGCCAAGCTGGCCGAAGAAGGCGGGATGCACTTGGCCGAACTGCGCGAGATGGTCACCAGCCCGGCCGGGTCCACCATCCGCGCCACCATGCACTTCGACCGCATGGCCATGCGCGGCGTCATCGTGGACGCCGTGCGCGAGGCTTACGACCGCAACGTCGAACTGGGCTAA
- the ndk gene encoding nucleoside-diphosphate kinase, with translation MTTERTFSIIKPDAVAAKQTGAIIQMILDAGLTVKAMKMIRLTRPQAEGFYAVHKERPFFKDLVEYMISGPVVVSCLEGDNAIIRYRELMGATDPAKAAEGTIRKKFGKSIEANACHGSDGPDTAKVEMSYFFSSLEIVGE, from the coding sequence ATGACGACCGAGCGCACCTTCTCCATCATCAAACCCGATGCCGTCGCCGCAAAACAGACCGGCGCCATCATCCAGATGATCCTCGATGCGGGCCTCACCGTTAAGGCCATGAAGATGATCCGGCTCACCCGCCCCCAGGCCGAGGGCTTCTACGCCGTGCACAAGGAGCGCCCCTTTTTCAAGGATCTCGTGGAATACATGATTTCCGGACCGGTGGTGGTGTCCTGCCTTGAAGGCGATAACGCCATTATCCGCTACCGCGAACTCATGGGCGCCACCGACCCCGCCAAGGCCGCCGAAGGCACCATCCGCAAGAAGTTCGGCAAGAGCATCGAGGCCAACGCCTGCCACGGCTCAGACGGACCGGACACCGCCAAGGTCGAAATGTCCTACTTTTTCAGCTCCCTGGAGATCGTGGGGGAATAA
- the fliM gene encoding flagellar motor switch protein FliM: MSKILEQDEVDALLRGLSGGEVETTPDIPEDDSGIVPFDLTNQDRIIRGRMPVLEIVNDRFARLCTNALANTMRKRVDINPISIDMSKFGDFMRSLPVPTSISIFKMEPLRGNALLVVDSRLVFALVENFFGGAGSQPKVEGRDFTPIEQAIVDKVVKVALSNMEESWKPVHEVHIEVVRSEVNPQFAAIVPPSDVVIVITFEVELENAIGSLICCLPYATMEPIRSKLHASFQSERLEVDHVWISRFKERLLETPVEFLVRLGKSRITGRQLLNLEVGDIMLLDTDAEDLLEVEIEGVRKFHGVPGRVKGNKSFKIIKDEQLHF; this comes from the coding sequence ATGAGCAAAATTCTAGAACAAGATGAAGTAGATGCCCTTCTGCGCGGTCTTTCCGGCGGAGAAGTTGAAACAACGCCCGACATTCCAGAAGATGACTCCGGCATCGTTCCCTTCGACCTCACCAACCAGGACCGCATCATCCGCGGCCGAATGCCGGTCCTGGAAATCGTAAACGACCGTTTCGCTCGTCTGTGCACAAACGCTCTGGCCAACACCATGCGCAAACGCGTGGATATCAATCCCATCTCCATCGACATGAGCAAATTCGGGGATTTCATGCGCTCGCTCCCCGTTCCGACCAGCATCTCCATCTTCAAGATGGAGCCCCTGCGGGGCAATGCCCTGCTGGTTGTGGACTCGCGCCTGGTCTTCGCCCTGGTGGAAAACTTTTTCGGCGGCGCGGGCAGTCAACCGAAGGTGGAAGGGCGCGATTTCACGCCCATTGAGCAAGCCATCGTGGACAAGGTCGTCAAGGTGGCGCTCTCCAACATGGAGGAATCCTGGAAGCCCGTGCATGAGGTGCACATCGAGGTGGTGCGCTCCGAGGTCAATCCGCAGTTCGCCGCCATCGTTCCGCCAAGCGATGTGGTCATCGTCATCACCTTCGAAGTGGAGTTGGAAAACGCCATCGGCTCGCTCATCTGCTGCCTGCCGTATGCCACGATGGAGCCCATCCGCTCCAAACTGCACGCCTCCTTCCAGTCAGAACGCCTTGAGGTGGACCATGTGTGGATCAGCCGCTTCAAGGAGCGGCTGCTCGAAACCCCGGTGGAATTTCTTGTGCGCCTCGGCAAATCACGCATCACAGGACGGCAACTTCTGAATCTCGAGGTCGGCGACATCATGCTGTTGGACACCGATGCGGAGGATCTGCTGGAGGTCGAGATCGAAGGCGTGCGGAAATTCCATGGCGTGCCTGGTCGCGTAAAAGGCAACAAGAGCTTCAAGATCATCAAGGACGAGCAGTTGCACTTCTAG